Proteins found in one Brachypodium distachyon strain Bd21 chromosome 5, Brachypodium_distachyon_v3.0, whole genome shotgun sequence genomic segment:
- the LOC100831396 gene encoding E3 ubiquitin ligase BIG BROTHER-related — protein sequence MSMEVLHDTTGKKEAVVYYMNAPVPYAIEENFGGCFFEDDDDLALVLQEQEIVHRLIEGNDGSGSSRTRSDPSSSRGHQRTLDGRKLTGSANYASQLAVDEALARELQAIEDQIAETSIDDNIFKGRKPASSSTSNNASTSSSRCPQVATEDGVDPDNMTYEELQQLGETIGTESKGLPDDMIMLLKSSTYKIRIFSRKEKHDECVICCMAYKNRDKLTTLPCEHQYHQICVTKWLKINKVCPVCNKEVFGS from the exons ATGAGCATGGAGGTGCTGCATGATACGACAGGAAAGAAGGAAGCAGTTGTGTATTATATGAATGCCCCTGTACCATATGCGATTGAAGAGAATTTTGGGGGATGCTTCtttgaagatgatgatgaccTTGCACTAGTTCTTCAAGAGCAG GAAATAGTACATCGATTAATCGAAGGAAATGATGGCAGTGGTTCGTCTAGGACTCGTTCAGATCCCAGTTCTAGTCGTGGCCATCAACGGACATTGGATGGACGGAAATTAACAGGAAGTGCAAATTATGCGTCACAGCTAGCTGTTGATGAAGCTTTGGCTAGAGAGTTGCAAGCGATAGAGGACCAAATTGCTGAGACATCAATTGATGACAATATCTTCAAAG GAAGAAAGCCAGCAAGTTCTTCAACATCAAACAATGCCAGTACTTCTTCAAGCAGATGTCCTCAG GTAGCAACGGAGGATGGCGTCGATCCTGATAATATGACTTATGAG GAACTGCAACAATTAGGGGAAACTATTGGGACCGAAAGCAAAGGGTTGCCAGACGATATGATCATGCTCCTTAAATCTTCAACATACAAAATTAGGATATTctcaagaaaggaaaaacatgATGA GTGTGTCATATGTTGTATGGCTTACAAGAACCGAGATAAGCTGACTACATTGCCCTGTGAGCATCAGTACCATCAAATTTGTGTAACGAAATGGCTGAAGATCAATAAG GTATGCCCTGTTTGCAATAAGGAGGTTTTTGGGTCATGA
- the LOC100838447 gene encoding F-box protein PP2-A13 — protein sequence MGAGASSMMGSEGWGQTSLGDMPESCVAPVLLYLDPPEICLVARLNRAFRGAASADCVWGTKLPANYRYLAALAAAADDDDSGSTGSTEGNGRCCPSGAIKKGIYARLCRPTPFDGGTKEFWIEKSKGGLCMSISSKAMAITGIDDRRYWSHLSTEESRFHSVAYLQQIWWLEVAGEIDFCFPAGSYSLLFRLHLGRPHKRMGRRVYGSELVHGWDIKPTRFQLSTSDGQHTTSDYHLDGPGSWILYHVGDFVISSSDESTKLKFSMMQIDCTHTKGGLCVDSVFIYPKDYRQEEWIICK from the exons ATGGGAGCGGGGGCTTCGAGCATGATGGGGTCGGAGGGGTGGGGACAGACATCGCTGGGCGACATGCCGGAGAGCTGCGTGGCGCCAGTACTGCTGTACCTCGACCCGCCAGAGATATGCCTCGTCGCCCGCCTCAACCGGGCTTTCCGCGGCGCTGCCTCCGCCGACTGCGTTTGGGGCACCAAGCTTCCCGCCAACTACCGGTATCTCGCTGCCCTCGCCGCGGCggctgacgacgacgacagcggCAGCACTGGCTCAACAGAGGGCAATGGCAGATGCTGCCCGTCTGGGGCGATCAAGAAAGGGATATACGCACGCCTGTGCAGGCCAACCCCCTTCGACGGCGGCACCAAG GAATTTTGGATTGAGAAGAGCAAGGGTGGTCTTTGCATGTCCATCTCCTCGAAGGCTATGGCGATTACCGGTATAGATGATCGGAGGTATTGGAGCCACCTCTCCACAGAAGAGTCAAG ATTCCATAGTGTTGCCTATCTTCAGCAAATATGGTGGCTAGAGGTCGCTGGGGAGATTGATTTCTGCTTCCCTGCTGGTTCATACAGTCTTCTCTTCCGGCTCCACTTGGGCAGGCCGCACAAGCGCATGGGCCGTCGGGTCTATGGCTCTGAGCTTGTCCACGGTTGGGACATTAAACCGACACGGTTCCAACTGTCAACTTCAGATGGTCAGCACACTACATCTGATTATCATCTAGATGGACCAGGAAGCTGGATCCTTTACCATGTTGGTGATTTTGTTATATCGAGTTCAGATGAGTCGACCAAGCTCAAGTTCTCCATGATGCAGATTGATTGCACCCATACAAAAGGTGGTCTATGTGTCGATTCTGTTTTTATTTATCCAAAGGATTACAGACAAGAGGAGTGGATAATCTGCAAGTAG